A stretch of the Musa acuminata AAA Group cultivar baxijiao chromosome BXJ2-7, Cavendish_Baxijiao_AAA, whole genome shotgun sequence genome encodes the following:
- the LOC103990924 gene encoding NADPH-dependent aldehyde reductase-like protein, chloroplastic yields MAATAPALLLSGRIAIVTGASRGIGRSIASHLASLGASLIIGYASSSAAADRLAAELNSSTSSSTNQKPRAVAIRVDVSDPDNVKSLFDAAESAFGGPAHILVACAGVLDDKYPTVSATAVEDWDATFAVNTRGAFLCCREAANRLARGGGGRIVCITSSTTASLRPGFGAYVASKAAVEAMVKVMAKELKGTAITANCVAPGPVATDMFFAGKSEELVRRTVEENPMGRLGETEDIAPVVGFLCTDAGQWVNGQVIRVNGGYI; encoded by the coding sequence ATGGCCGCGACAGCCCCCGCCCTCCTCCTCTCCGGCCGCATCGCCATCGTCACCGGTGCCTCCCGCGGCATCGGTCGCTCTATTGCTTCCCACCTTGCGTCCCTCGGCGCCTCCCTCATCATCGGCTACGCCTCCAGCTCCGCCGCCGCTGACCGCCTCGCCGCCGAGCTCAACTCCTCCACCTCGTCCTCCACCAACCAGAAACCCCGCGCGGTGGCCATCCGCGTCGACGTCTCTGACCCCGACAACGTCAAGTCCCTCTTCGACGCCGCGGAGTCCGCCTTCGGCGGCCCCGCCCACATCCTCGTCGCCTGTGCCGGCGTCCTCGATGACAAGTACCCGACCGTTTCCGCCACCGCCGTCGAGGACTGGGATGCCACTTTCGCCGTCAACACCCGGGGGGCCTTCCTCTGCTGCCGGGAGGCGGCGAACCGGCTCGCCCGCGGCGGCGGCGGGCGGATCGTGTGCATCACGTCCTCGACGACGGCGTCGCTGCGGCCGGGGTTCGGAGCGTACGTGGCCTCGAAGGCGGCGGTGGAGGCCATGGTCAAGGTCATGGCGAAGGAGCTGAAGGGGACGGCGATAACGGCCAACTGCGTGGCGCCGGGCCCGGTGGCGACGGACATGTTCTTCGCGGGGAAGAGCGAGGAGTTGGTCCGTCGGACTGTGGAGGAGAACCCGATGGGTCGGCTGGGGGAAACGGAGGACATCGCGCCGGTGGTCGGGTTCCTGTGCACCGACGCCGGGCAGTGGGTGAACGGGCAGGTGATTCGGGTGAACGGCGGCTACATTTGA